From Micromonospora auratinigra:
TGGGGCTCTCCACCCTCGCCTCGCACCTGGTGCCGGCCACCGACACCACGTCCAGCGTGATCCTGCTGATCGGCATGGCGGTCGGCGTCGACTACTCGCTCTTCTACGTCCGCCGGGAACGCGAGGAACGGGCCAAGGGCCGCTCCGGCCTGGACGCGGTGGAGATCGCGGCGGAGACCTCCGGGCACGCCGTGGTGGTCTCCGGCACCGCCGTGATCATCTCGATGGCCGGGCTGCTGCTCGCCAACGACGCCATCTTCTCGTCGCTGGCGGTCGGCTCGATCCTGGTGGTGGCCGTCGCGGTCACCGGTTCGCTGACCGTCCTGCCGGCCCTGCTGGCCAAGCTCGGCCGCTGGGTCGACCGGCCCCGGGTGCCGCTGCTGTGGCGGCTCACCGCCCCGCGTACCGGCGCGCACGGTCGGGCGGCCCGGCCCCGCTTCTGGCCGGCCGTGCTCCGGCCCGCGCTGCGCGCGCCGTTGGCCACCCTGGTCGTCTCGGTCGGGCTGCTGCTGGCCCTGGCCGCCCCGGCGCTGGGCATGAAGCTGAAGTTCCCCGGCATGGAGGACGTGCCGCGCACCACCGCGGCGATGCAGGCGTACGACCGGCTCACCGCGGCCTTCCCGAGCAACGGCACCAGCCACACCGTCGCGGTGCGGGCCCCGGCCGAGCAGGCCGACCGGGTGCACGCCGCGCTGACCGCCCTGTCCGGTCGGGCCGGCACCGACCCGCTCTTCGCGCCGGCCGAGGGGGACGGCCCGAAGATCCAGGTGTCGGCCGACCGGCGGGTGTCGGTGCTGGAGGTGGCCACCCCGTACGCCAGCCGCACCGACGAGGCGGCGCGGTCGCTGCACGAGCTGCGCGACGACCTGGTCCCGGCCGCCCTGCGCGGCATCCCCGGGGTCGAGTACGCGGTGGGCGGCGGCGTGGCGGCCAGCGAGGACTACGCGCGGCACATCGAGGAGAAGCTCCCGGTGGTGGCCGGGTTCGTGCTGGCCCTGACCTTCCTGGTGATGGCCTGGACGTTCCGCTCGGTGGTGGTCGCGGCCACCTCGATCGTGCTGAACCTGCTCTCCGCCGGGGCCGCGTACGGGCTGCTGGTGCTGATCTTCCAGGGTGAGTGGGCGGAGGACCTGCTCGGCTTCACCTCGATGGGGGCGATCGTCTCCTGGCTGCCGCTCTTCCTCTTCGTGGTGCTCTTCGGCCTCTCCATGGACTACCACGTCTTCGTGGTCAGCCGGATCCGCGAGGGGGTCCGCTCCGGCCTGTCCAACCGGGCGGCGGTGTCGTACGGGATCACCTCGTCGGCCGGCACGGTGACCAGCGCGGCGATCGTCATGGTCGGGGTCTTCTCGATCTTCGCCACGCTGAGCACCATCGACATGAAGCAGCTCGGCATCGGGCTGGCCGCGGCGATCCTGCTGGACGCCACGATCATCCGGGCGGTGGTGCTGCCCTCGCTGATGACCCTGCTCGGCGACGCGAACTGGTGGGCCCCGCGCTTCCTGCGCGCCCGCGCCGAGACCCCGCCGGCCGACCCGCCGGCACCCGCACCGGAGCTGGTCGGCGCGCACTGACCGCCCGTACCCCCAGCCCGCAGGGCCGGGCCGCGCACCCCGCGGCCCGGCCCTGCGGCCGTTGGTGTGACCCACGTGTCACCGGAGGATTAACCTGAACGGCGGCTGGGAATCTGGGCCGCCATGGACGAACAGCTCACGCCGGCGGCCCGTCGTCGCGCCCCGGCCCCCACCACCCCCCGGAGCGCGTCATGAGCAGCGACGTGCGCACCGACACCGTACGGACCAACGTCCCGGCCCGCCTCGACCGGCTGCCGTGGTCCCGCTGGCACTGGATGATCGTGATCGGCCTC
This genomic window contains:
- a CDS encoding MMPL family transporter, translating into MGRRPVTVRLARWSAEHPWRAIALWIVFVAVCFVGGNAAGLNEATDSDQAIGEFGRAELIVDSGGFHQPATENVLITPRSGTLDQAAARAAADDAAARLRQVEGVASVGTPVPSRDGGALLLPITMSGDPETAEDRVQPLRDTTAQVQQAHPQLRVEEVGGPSIGKALNETLGNDFKRAELLSLPVTLAILIIAFGALIAAGVPVLLALSSVAAAMGLSTLASHLVPATDTTSSVILLIGMAVGVDYSLFYVRREREERAKGRSGLDAVEIAAETSGHAVVVSGTAVIISMAGLLLANDAIFSSLAVGSILVVAVAVTGSLTVLPALLAKLGRWVDRPRVPLLWRLTAPRTGAHGRAARPRFWPAVLRPALRAPLATLVVSVGLLLALAAPALGMKLKFPGMEDVPRTTAAMQAYDRLTAAFPSNGTSHTVAVRAPAEQADRVHAALTALSGRAGTDPLFAPAEGDGPKIQVSADRRVSVLEVATPYASRTDEAARSLHELRDDLVPAALRGIPGVEYAVGGGVAASEDYARHIEEKLPVVAGFVLALTFLVMAWTFRSVVVAATSIVLNLLSAGAAYGLLVLIFQGEWAEDLLGFTSMGAIVSWLPLFLFVVLFGLSMDYHVFVVSRIREGVRSGLSNRAAVSYGITSSAGTVTSAAIVMVGVFSIFATLSTIDMKQLGIGLAAAILLDATIIRAVVLPSLMTLLGDANWWAPRFLRARAETPPADPPAPAPELVGAH